The Colias croceus chromosome 11, ilColCroc2.1 genome has a segment encoding these proteins:
- the LOC123695362 gene encoding uncharacterized protein LOC123695362: MKLPFHIIISPILKPYFGHTKLFCQHSTFSASIFYTYFYGVVGLCLSVHNLKLHLGEMPLDTSGTSVNPVSRDAMLVHDLKIIATSLGLIQYACLILGCFTLNSTNTESNDGVRVKLRALLVALLGVSMSACAFASQPVELELDDEDVAQKLNNVSFARRITKPTIRLVMGYGKLSAFVTAATSLLLLIAVMSKRSWCRRGARWLAAPALLVTALEATSDASDAILAALLRGSVEPLRIALQTVAACILITVEILVWFFIAKFFEYNPSLTPDEPKKDVVIEPISQ, encoded by the exons ATGAAGTTACCGTTCCATATAATTATATCGCCGATTCTGAAGCCATATTTCGGTCACACCAAATTATTTTGTCAACATTCCACGTTTTCTGCTAGCATCTTctacacatatttttatggtGTTGTCGGTTTg TGCTTGAgtgtacataatttaaagctTCACTTAGGGGAAATGCCGCTTGATACTTCTGGTACTTCAGTTAATCCTGTTTCTCGAGATGCTATGTTGGTGCATGACCTCAAAATTATTGCGACATCTCTGGGATTGATACAATACGCATGTTTGATACTAGGATGTTTCACT CTAAATTCAACAAACACTGAAAGCAACGACGGTGTCCGGGTCAAACTGAGGGCGTTGCTAGTTGCACTTTTAGGCGTGTCTATGTCCGCTTGTGCCTTCGCCTCACAGCCCGTGGAATTGGAACTGGACGATGAAGACGTCGCTCAAAAGCTTAATAATGTCAGCTTTGCTAGGCG catTACAAAACCAACAATAAGATTAGTCATGGGGTACGGGAAATTGAGTGCCTTCGTCACCGCTGCTACATCCCTATTGCTGCTGATTGCCGTAATGTCAAAG CGTTCATGGTGTCGTCGTGGTGCCCGCTGGTTAGCCGCACCCGCGCTCCTCGTGACCGCGCTAGAAGCTACTTCCGACGCTAGCGACGCCATACTAGCCGCTCTGTTGCGCGGATCCGTCGAACCGTTGAGGATCGCACTACAGACGGTGGCCGCTTGTATACTGATCACCGTGGAGATTTTGGTTTG GTTTTTTATCGCAAAATTCTTTGAATACAATCCATCTTTAACTCCGGACGAACCCAAGAAAGACGTTGTGATTGAACCAATTTCACAGTAA